One stretch of Niallia sp. XMNu-256 DNA includes these proteins:
- a CDS encoding genetic competence negative regulator, with protein sequence MRLERLNYNKIKIFLTLDDLFDRGLTKEDIWKDSLKWHQLFHDMLEEASEQFKVDIHGSVAVEIFSMQAQGMVMIVTVEESEEDIFNDQFIDMQVTLEGNVEILFEIADFEDVIGLAKRLGATGFSGGTIYYMNNAYYFLIDNVCEDIQTTITAIMAEYGNPSFISVHILEEYGKTIVKDKAVNEMMTYFQ encoded by the coding sequence ATGCGCTTAGAACGATTAAATTACAATAAGATTAAAATATTCCTGACCCTCGATGATTTATTTGACAGAGGGTTGACGAAAGAAGATATTTGGAAAGATTCATTGAAATGGCATCAACTTTTTCATGATATGCTTGAAGAAGCTAGCGAACAGTTTAAAGTGGATATCCATGGTTCTGTCGCTGTTGAAATATTCTCTATGCAAGCACAGGGGATGGTGATGATCGTTACAGTTGAAGAGAGTGAAGAAGATATTTTTAACGATCAGTTTATCGATATGCAAGTGACATTAGAAGGCAATGTGGAGATTTTATTTGAAATTGCAGATTTTGAAGATGTGATTGGGTTAGCCAAGAGGTTAGGAGCCACGGGGTTTTCAGGTGGAACCATTTACTATATGAACAATGCTTATTATTTTCTAATTGATAATGTTTGTGAAGATATTCAAACAACCATTACGGCGATTATGGCTGAGTATGGAAACCCGTCTTTTATCAGTGTTCATATTCTAGAAGAGTATGGTAAAACAATTGTAAAGGACAAAGCTGTAAACGAAATGATGACTTACTTTCAATAA
- a CDS encoding metallophosphoesterase, translated as MMVWILILSLITLLSLFIYMYREAFGNRVVYHTLEFSAFPESFRTVKLFFISDIHRRTVSDSIIDEVKGNVDVVIVGGDLLEKGVPLERVKNNIMKLKTLGPVLFVWGNNDYEGDVPVLDAMLLSLDVKVLVNDSILFQSEEGERLYFIGLDEVSKDRHNLELAMEEVELDSFKILVCHNPEIRREIEPKYGINLLLSGHTHGGQIRLFGYGPYEKGSLKKIDELTVLISNGYGTTGIPFRLGAKAETHLITIKHET; from the coding sequence ATGATGGTTTGGATATTAATACTTAGTTTAATCACTCTCCTTAGTTTATTTATTTATATGTATAGAGAAGCCTTTGGCAACAGAGTTGTATATCATACATTGGAATTTTCAGCTTTTCCAGAGAGCTTTCGTACAGTTAAATTATTTTTTATTTCCGATATCCATCGTCGAACGGTTTCTGACAGTATTATTGATGAGGTAAAAGGAAATGTAGATGTCGTCATTGTTGGCGGAGATCTACTGGAAAAAGGTGTACCATTAGAACGTGTCAAAAACAATATTATGAAATTAAAAACATTAGGGCCGGTTTTATTTGTATGGGGGAACAATGATTATGAAGGAGATGTTCCGGTACTGGATGCAATGCTATTATCTTTAGATGTGAAAGTACTAGTGAATGATTCGATTTTATTTCAATCCGAAGAAGGGGAGCGGTTATACTTTATCGGATTAGATGAGGTTAGTAAAGATAGACATAATCTGGAATTGGCAATGGAAGAAGTTGAGCTTGATAGCTTTAAAATATTAGTCTGTCATAATCCTGAAATTAGAAGGGAAATCGAACCAAAGTATGGAATTAACTTATTGTTGTCAGGACACACACATGGAGGGCAGATCCGTCTGTTTGGGTATGGACCTTATGAGAAAGGAAGTTTGAAGAAGATAGATGAATTAACGGTTTTAATAAGTAACGGATATGGTACAACAGGTATTCCATTTAGATTGGGTGCAAAGGCTGAAACACATCTTATCACGATTAAGCATGAAACCTGA
- a CDS encoding spore coat associated protein CotJA → MNTRNKVWHPYSSPFDPCKPIKTKSYSTPPHLYMGFQPPNLEQFAPLEALKAGTLWKALYDPYYSPYEKAKGRD, encoded by the coding sequence ATGAATACAAGAAATAAAGTTTGGCACCCATATAGCAGTCCATTCGATCCTTGTAAGCCTATCAAAACAAAAAGTTATTCTACTCCTCCCCATTTATACATGGGATTTCAACCACCAAATTTAGAACAGTTCGCACCTTTGGAGGCTTTAAAAGCCGGAACCCTTTGGAAGGCTCTTTACGATCCCTATTACAGCCCATATGAAAAAGCTAAAGGGAGGGATTAA
- a CDS encoding spore coat protein CotJB has translation MKKMPPEYYQLLEQLQAVDFVLVELTLYLDTHNDDAEAIKQFNQFASERKKIKKAMESKFGPLQQFGNSYSGYPWNWDDAPWPWQV, from the coding sequence ATGAAAAAGATGCCTCCTGAATACTATCAATTACTCGAACAACTTCAAGCAGTTGATTTTGTCCTTGTCGAACTGACCTTATATTTAGATACCCATAATGACGATGCGGAAGCGATTAAACAATTTAACCAATTCGCTTCGGAACGAAAAAAAATAAAAAAGGCAATGGAAAGTAAATTTGGTCCACTGCAACAATTTGGAAACAGTTATTCGGGTTATCCATGGAACTGGGATGACGCACCGTGGCCATGGCAAGTATAG
- the cotJC gene encoding spore coat protein CotJC translates to MWIYEKKLQYPVKVSQCNPTLAKYLIEQYGGADGELAAALRYLNQRYTIPDKVVGLLTDIGTEEFAHLEMIATMVYKLTKDATPEQLKAAGLGDHYADHDSALFYHNAAGNPWTATYIQAKGDPIADLYEDIAAEEKARATYQWLINISDDPDINDSLRFLREREIVHSLRFREAVEILKEERGKKKFF, encoded by the coding sequence ATGTGGATTTATGAGAAGAAGTTGCAGTACCCCGTTAAAGTCAGCCAGTGTAATCCAACACTCGCGAAATACTTAATTGAACAATACGGTGGTGCAGATGGAGAATTAGCCGCAGCCCTCCGTTATTTAAATCAACGCTATACCATTCCTGATAAAGTAGTTGGACTATTAACCGATATTGGTACAGAAGAATTTGCCCATCTAGAAATGATTGCGACAATGGTCTATAAATTAACAAAGGATGCAACCCCTGAACAACTCAAGGCAGCCGGTCTTGGGGATCACTATGCAGATCATGATTCCGCTCTATTTTATCATAATGCAGCGGGTAATCCTTGGACTGCGACCTACATTCAAGCAAAAGGCGATCCGATTGCAGATCTTTACGAGGATATCGCTGCAGAAGAAAAAGCAAGAGCTACTTATCAATGGTTGATTAATATAAGCGATGATCCTGATATTAATGATAGCCTTCGATTTTTAAGAGAAAGAGAAATTGTCCATTCCCTCCGATTCCGCGAAGCCGTTGAAATTTTGAAAGAAGAAAGAGGGAAGAAGAAATTTTTCTAA
- a CDS encoding YpbF family protein translates to MESPIMMLDERTDQATRKMLQKVVERKQKFDKLTFWHLMIMWGTIIIAFGYFIVLYYTLFKPYSYSFATVFSVYVNNSNHLFMLMIVLGLFGLMNVFRQKRDKAEKEFHLLRCEIIDKSKDLWSNKDEWKNRHLVFEMMKKNYDINLYHENK, encoded by the coding sequence TTGGAATCACCGATTATGATGCTTGATGAAAGAACGGATCAGGCTACAAGAAAAATGTTACAAAAGGTAGTTGAGAGAAAACAGAAATTTGATAAATTAACCTTTTGGCATTTAATGATTATGTGGGGAACAATCATTATTGCATTTGGCTATTTTATAGTTTTGTATTATACGCTATTTAAGCCGTATTCATATTCCTTTGCGACCGTTTTTTCGGTTTATGTAAATAATTCGAACCATCTCTTTATGTTAATGATCGTCCTTGGCCTATTTGGTCTAATGAATGTTTTTCGGCAAAAACGGGATAAGGCTGAAAAGGAATTCCACTTATTGCGTTGTGAAATTATCGATAAAAGTAAGGATTTGTGGAGTAATAAGGACGAATGGAAAAATCGGCATCTTGTGTTTGAGATGATGAAGAAAAATTATGATATTAATTTATACCATGAAAACAAATAA
- a CDS encoding LysM peptidoglycan-binding domain-containing protein: protein MSKERPYREQAEKLRQKLEKTTFEEGQMVEREELPPRSRVHQQKREKNKWKLKYPVIRLLVLFFILLPITIFSIYSSLLKEPMSSVRKTIGESSEGFEVIDIEKSVPKEKSEKEINPEPEPETSTEGEQDVVEDSVDRRRDPNDLISSGENSNPSISVDSIVSETKSQSNQSIYHTVQPGETIYRISMKYYQSKAGIDTIKRANGLSSNEIKVGQVLTIPLSK, encoded by the coding sequence ATGAGTAAAGAGCGCCCCTACAGAGAACAAGCTGAGAAGTTAAGGCAAAAATTAGAGAAAACTACCTTTGAAGAGGGGCAAATGGTTGAAAGAGAAGAATTACCTCCAAGAAGCCGTGTGCACCAACAAAAAAGGGAAAAAAATAAATGGAAGCTAAAGTATCCGGTCATTCGTTTATTAGTGTTATTTTTTATTTTATTACCAATTACGATATTTAGTATTTATTCTTCCTTGTTAAAAGAACCAATGAGTAGCGTAAGAAAAACGATAGGGGAGTCGTCAGAGGGCTTCGAAGTAATTGATATTGAAAAGTCAGTGCCAAAAGAAAAAAGTGAGAAAGAGATAAATCCAGAGCCAGAACCAGAAACTTCAACAGAGGGAGAACAGGATGTTGTGGAAGATTCAGTTGATAGAAGGAGGGACCCCAATGATTTGATTTCCTCTGGAGAGAACTCTAACCCTTCTATTTCTGTCGATTCAATCGTGAGTGAAACGAAGTCTCAATCCAATCAATCGATTTACCATACCGTTCAGCCGGGTGAAACGATTTATCGAATTTCGATGAAATATTATCAATCAAAAGCAGGCATAGATACGATTAAAAGGGCCAATGGATTAAGTAGTAATGAAATTAAAGTGGGGCAGGTTTTGACCATCCCATTATCAAAGTAA
- a CDS encoding CPBP family intramembrane glutamic endopeptidase yields MKKKYSELMLEVTDKELLKSLYLTQLFLLILSLILGFFLFDDVREFAALFKWDINQIFLWGGSAGVAVFLLDYLLMKLLPSHYYDDGGLNERIFQTRPVVEIAMISGIVSIAEEILFRGVIQTHVGLILSSLIFAFVHFRYLFNKFLFINVIGLSFLIGFIYDRTENLLVTILMHFMIDFLLGCLIKYNFIQSKKQNEQEGIIE; encoded by the coding sequence ATGAAAAAAAAGTACAGTGAATTAATGTTAGAAGTAACTGATAAGGAATTGCTCAAATCTTTATATTTAACACAGCTATTCTTGTTAATCCTCTCTCTTATCCTAGGATTCTTTTTATTTGATGATGTTAGAGAATTTGCCGCATTATTTAAATGGGATATAAACCAAATTTTCTTATGGGGCGGTAGTGCTGGAGTAGCGGTATTTTTATTAGATTATTTGTTAATGAAATTACTTCCATCCCATTACTATGATGACGGTGGATTGAATGAACGAATTTTTCAAACCCGTCCAGTTGTTGAAATTGCGATGATCTCTGGTATCGTTTCAATAGCCGAAGAAATTTTATTCCGTGGAGTAATTCAAACGCATGTTGGTCTTATTTTATCAAGTCTTATTTTTGCGTTCGTTCACTTTCGTTATTTATTTAATAAGTTTCTATTTATAAATGTCATTGGGTTAAGTTTTCTAATTGGATTTATTTATGATCGGACTGAGAATCTATTGGTTACGATTTTAATGCATTTTATGATTGATTTTTTATTAGGTTGTTTGATTAAATACAACTTTATTCAGTCTAAGAAACAAAATGAACAGGAAGGGATCATTGAATGA
- a CDS encoding RecQ family ATP-dependent DNA helicase gives MLESDLKQYFNYEQFRPGQKEVITSVLEGNHTIAMLPTGTGKSLCYQLSGYKLTGQVIIVSPLLSLMQDQVEQMKMNGEKSVVAVNSFLAGSDRKKALLNLNQYKFIFISPESLANPLLMDRLKMLKKISLFVIDEAHCISQWGYDFRPDYMKLGEVREKLGFPLTLALTATATKDVIEDIIQSLRLDNCQQIVFSVDRPNIAMSVLRIENHQDKWNVLYKHVAKLKGPGIIYFSSKKMAEQAVTYLRGKGVNNIAAYHGGMDQESRILIQQQFLMNQLEIICATSAFGMGVNKENIRFVIHYHMPGQVESYLQEIGRAGRDGKPSVAVLLYSPGDEQLAYQLALSEIPSIQQLDWLLNMVHQSEDVWSHDLEAWQKMGGFTDTSWRFVSNILLDRDQTKSDILTNLLDYKNIVESRRKLKEEKTAVMTKLVRSDGCRRSQILQYFKEDTVGKDLKSCCDRCGFEMKLFYRGNIEEKNEVEFSWKQRLTDILLN, from the coding sequence ATGTTAGAAAGCGATTTAAAACAGTATTTTAATTATGAACAATTTCGACCAGGACAAAAGGAAGTGATTACTTCCGTTCTAGAAGGCAATCATACGATTGCAATGCTGCCGACTGGAACAGGCAAATCACTTTGCTATCAACTTTCAGGGTATAAGCTTACAGGCCAGGTTATTATTGTTTCTCCATTATTATCTTTAATGCAGGATCAAGTTGAACAAATGAAAATGAATGGGGAAAAAAGTGTTGTCGCAGTCAACTCTTTTTTAGCTGGATCCGATCGGAAAAAAGCGCTGCTAAATTTAAACCAATATAAATTTATTTTTATTTCACCAGAATCACTGGCCAATCCACTTCTCATGGATAGGCTGAAAATGTTAAAAAAAATCTCACTATTTGTCATTGATGAGGCGCACTGTATTTCACAATGGGGATATGATTTTAGACCTGATTATATGAAACTTGGAGAAGTTAGGGAAAAACTAGGTTTTCCGCTTACATTAGCTTTAACTGCAACAGCGACAAAGGATGTTATTGAGGATATAATCCAATCACTAAGGTTGGACAATTGTCAGCAAATTGTGTTCTCGGTTGATCGCCCAAATATTGCAATGTCGGTGTTACGAATTGAAAATCATCAAGATAAGTGGAACGTTTTATATAAACATGTTGCCAAATTAAAGGGACCCGGAATCATTTATTTTTCAAGTAAAAAGATGGCTGAACAGGCTGTTACATATTTAAGAGGAAAAGGTGTGAATAACATTGCTGCTTATCATGGAGGTATGGATCAGGAATCCCGCATTTTAATTCAACAGCAGTTTCTCATGAATCAACTTGAAATTATATGTGCAACAAGTGCATTTGGAATGGGCGTGAACAAAGAAAATATTCGTTTTGTTATTCATTATCATATGCCAGGACAAGTCGAATCCTATCTGCAGGAGATTGGGCGGGCAGGCCGTGATGGAAAGCCGAGTGTTGCGGTTTTATTATACTCACCTGGTGATGAACAACTTGCTTATCAATTGGCTTTATCAGAAATACCGTCCATACAACAGTTGGATTGGTTACTCAATATGGTTCATCAATCCGAGGATGTATGGAGTCATGATTTGGAAGCATGGCAGAAAATGGGGGGATTTACAGATACAAGTTGGAGATTTGTATCTAATATTCTGTTGGATCGTGACCAAACCAAATCGGACATTCTGACAAATCTTCTAGATTATAAAAATATCGTTGAATCAAGAAGAAAATTGAAAGAAGAAAAAACAGCAGTTATGACGAAACTTGTCAGATCAGACGGCTGTAGAAGAAGTCAGATCCTCCAGTACTTTAAGGAAGATACGGTAGGAAAAGACCTTAAATCATGCTGTGATAGGTGTGGGTTTGAGATGAAATTATTTTATCGTGGGAATATAGAAGAAAAGAATGAAGTCGAATTTAGTTGGAAACAGAGACTCACTGATATATTATTAAATTAA
- a CDS encoding helix-turn-helix domain-containing protein — protein sequence MIILYSLQKLNGERTIYSIFHLLHGKQSSQTIQDAFLYRLTPLFNTYPFLSRQELEEMLSFFKTNEWVRAISDNDHYCLTEEGECILAGLITEKPIPRYLDGMNVQKQSLLFWERLSLLVQVISYLQKRDSKYIPIQKNQETIHWIRMFLKQNRYNRKTLGMNLHSELVSCLEKERSINPNLIVVRLSGYHSIGLTIEQAAQKFNLETTHFYYEFLNILHFMVTEVQQKAEKFPILHTLIEPTKSRVLTQSAEKTMELLQQGYSLLEIIDIRQLKKGTIEDHIVELALKINDFSIEPYVTVEKQEKIKRAASQSMSKQLKVILNMVEDVTYFQIRLVLAKYGDG from the coding sequence ATGATCATTTTATATAGTTTACAAAAACTGAATGGAGAACGCACCATATACTCGATTTTCCATTTGTTACATGGAAAACAATCCTCACAAACGATTCAAGATGCATTCTTGTATCGTTTAACACCTTTATTTAATACTTATCCCTTTTTAAGTAGACAGGAATTAGAAGAAATGCTCTCTTTCTTTAAAACAAACGAATGGGTCAGAGCAATTTCCGATAATGATCATTATTGTCTTACGGAAGAAGGCGAGTGCATTCTTGCTGGGTTAATTACCGAAAAACCAATTCCACGTTATTTAGATGGCATGAATGTGCAAAAGCAGAGCCTCCTTTTTTGGGAAAGGCTGTCTCTATTAGTTCAAGTCATTTCCTATTTACAAAAACGTGATTCAAAGTATATCCCGATTCAAAAAAATCAAGAAACCATTCACTGGATACGAATGTTTTTAAAACAAAACCGTTATAATCGGAAAACATTAGGTATGAACTTACACTCTGAATTAGTGTCCTGTTTAGAGAAAGAACGGTCGATTAACCCTAATTTAATAGTTGTTCGTTTAAGCGGATATCATTCTATTGGTTTGACCATAGAGCAAGCTGCTCAAAAGTTTAATCTAGAGACGACACATTTTTATTATGAATTTCTGAATATCCTCCACTTTATGGTTACAGAAGTTCAACAAAAAGCTGAAAAATTTCCGATTTTACATACATTAATTGAACCAACGAAAAGCAGGGTTCTTACCCAGTCTGCCGAAAAAACAATGGAGTTATTACAACAAGGGTATTCACTACTAGAAATTATTGACATTCGGCAATTAAAAAAAGGTACGATTGAAGATCATATAGTCGAACTAGCCTTAAAAATCAATGACTTTTCAATTGAACCGTATGTAACAGTAGAAAAACAAGAAAAAATTAAAAGGGCAGCTAGTCAGTCGATGTCAAAGCAACTTAAAGTTATTCTCAATATGGTTGAGGACGTTACTTACTTTCAGATTAGATTGGTGCTGGCTAAATATGGAGACGGGTGA
- a CDS encoding ferredoxin has translation MAKYTIVDKETCIACGACGAAAPDIYDYDDDGIAFVTLDENQGTVEIPDVLIDDMMDAFEGCPTDSIKVADESFDGDALKFE, from the coding sequence ATGGCAAAATATACAATCGTAGACAAAGAAACTTGCATCGCATGTGGCGCTTGTGGCGCAGCAGCTCCAGATATTTATGATTATGATGATGACGGTATCGCTTTCGTTACACTTGATGAGAATCAAGGTACAGTTGAGATTCCTGATGTTTTAATCGACGACATGATGGATGCTTTTGAAGGTTGTCCAACTGACTCCATTAAAGTAGCAGATGAGTCATTTGATGGGGACGCTTTAAAGTTTGAATAG
- a CDS encoding ECF transporter S component encodes MRSKKIRVMVSVAMLSSFAYVLMLLNFPIPPFPNFLKIDFSDLPALIGTLVYGPMAGIVIELLKNVLDYFMTGSETGIPVGHFANFVSGILFILPTYYVYNKIKTKKGMTFGLIIGTILMAGIMSVLNYFILLPAYTFLLNWPAMSGPEIRSYIVAGVLPFNIIKGIAMSLVFLFLFSKMGNWIQKQQSSYKMGL; translated from the coding sequence ATGAGAAGTAAAAAGATTAGAGTGATGGTATCTGTAGCCATGTTAAGTAGTTTTGCGTATGTATTAATGCTATTAAACTTTCCAATACCACCGTTTCCAAATTTCTTAAAGATTGATTTTAGTGACCTGCCCGCTTTGATTGGTACGTTAGTTTATGGTCCAATGGCAGGGATCGTTATTGAATTATTAAAAAATGTGCTTGATTATTTTATGACGGGTAGCGAAACAGGTATTCCTGTTGGACACTTTGCAAACTTTGTTTCAGGAATCCTTTTTATCTTGCCAACATATTACGTGTATAATAAAATTAAAACGAAAAAAGGCATGACTTTTGGCTTAATTATCGGTACCATTTTAATGGCTGGAATTATGAGTGTACTAAATTACTTTATTTTACTTCCAGCTTATACGTTTTTATTAAACTGGCCAGCAATGAGCGGTCCGGAAATTCGCTCCTATATAGTGGCAGGGGTATTACCATTTAATATTATTAAAGGAATTGCTATGTCACTTGTATTCTTGTTCTTATTCTCAAAAATGGGAAATTGGATTCAAAAGCAACAATCATCATACAAAATGGGTCTATAA
- a CDS encoding ATP-binding protein: MKFWRSVVVKLWATILLLVSFVLFFVLIMTMQFLQNYSASENEKNLVEEAEKIARIIETHELDSALEISWELIDQVTGLTIVLSPTEYYTAPYEGKTLKIPLSYFLENEELSQVLKKNELKKVVTNFSDRAGAEDLLQYIIIGVPLAGKDGHNGAVYIYQSVEVGEEMARETTEYILLAAGIAIILTTFFAFFLSTRINAPLRKMKQAAFEVAKGKFDTKVPILTNDEIGELATAFNQMGRQLKFNLNALNQEKELLSSILSGMADGVITFNRDGTILMTNPPGELFLQNWSFEKQKLETSSEELPSKVMELFQQAVNTEKEQIGEITLKGHYWVMIVSPLYSHQSIRGAVAVVRDMTEERKLDKMRSDFIANVSHELRTPIAMMQGYSEAIVDGIAQTDEEKQEMAKIIYDESLRMGRLVNELLDLAKMESGHFNLTLEEVDIEPFLSRIYRKFQGLSKEKNIKLQFNREGNESVFSFDSDRIEQVLTNLVDNAIRHTEEGGTVTIHERSDDRGILIEVEDNGAGIPEEDLLFVFERFYKADKARTRGKSGTGLGLAIAKNIVEAHNGFITVQSRLGQGTTFSFLIPRNLK; the protein is encoded by the coding sequence ATGAAATTTTGGCGCAGTGTAGTTGTTAAACTTTGGGCAACGATTCTTTTGCTTGTCTCGTTTGTACTGTTTTTTGTATTAATTATGACGATGCAATTTTTGCAAAACTACTCAGCTTCTGAAAATGAAAAAAACTTAGTAGAAGAAGCTGAAAAAATTGCACGAATCATAGAGACCCATGAGTTGGACAGTGCTTTAGAAATTTCTTGGGAGTTAATTGATCAAGTAACAGGGCTTACAATTGTATTAAGTCCAACGGAGTATTACACAGCTCCGTATGAAGGGAAAACATTAAAAATTCCCTTGTCATATTTTTTAGAAAATGAAGAGTTATCGCAGGTATTGAAAAAAAATGAATTAAAAAAAGTGGTAACTAATTTTTCTGATCGGGCCGGAGCCGAAGACCTATTACAATACATTATTATTGGGGTACCTTTGGCAGGGAAAGATGGTCATAATGGGGCTGTCTATATTTACCAATCAGTTGAAGTTGGCGAGGAAATGGCGCGGGAAACAACGGAATATATATTACTCGCAGCTGGAATTGCGATTATTCTCACAACCTTCTTTGCGTTCTTCTTATCAACGAGAATTAATGCTCCGCTTCGAAAGATGAAACAGGCGGCTTTTGAAGTTGCTAAAGGAAAGTTTGATACGAAAGTACCGATTTTAACAAATGATGAAATCGGTGAATTAGCAACTGCTTTTAATCAAATGGGCCGTCAATTGAAATTTAATTTGAATGCCCTTAATCAGGAAAAAGAATTATTATCTAGTATTTTAAGTGGGATGGCAGATGGGGTTATTACGTTTAATCGTGATGGTACCATACTCATGACAAATCCCCCTGGTGAACTTTTTCTGCAAAATTGGTCTTTTGAAAAACAAAAGCTGGAAACTTCTTCTGAAGAACTACCTTCTAAGGTAATGGAGTTATTCCAGCAAGCTGTTAATACAGAAAAAGAACAAATCGGTGAAATCACTCTTAAAGGTCATTATTGGGTGATGATTGTCAGTCCATTATATAGTCATCAATCCATCCGTGGAGCTGTTGCTGTTGTAAGAGATATGACCGAGGAACGAAAACTAGATAAAATGAGAAGTGACTTTATTGCCAATGTTTCACATGAATTACGAACGCCAATTGCTATGATGCAAGGCTATAGTGAAGCGATTGTGGACGGAATTGCGCAAACAGATGAGGAAAAGCAAGAAATGGCTAAGATCATCTACGATGAGTCCTTGAGAATGGGCCGGCTAGTTAATGAACTATTAGACTTGGCTAAAATGGAATCTGGACATTTTAATTTGACACTTGAAGAGGTGGACATAGAACCATTCCTAAGCAGGATTTACCGTAAATTTCAGGGGTTATCGAAAGAAAAGAATATTAAACTTCAATTTAATCGCGAAGGGAATGAATCTGTGTTTTCATTTGACTCTGATCGGATTGAACAAGTGTTAACAAACCTTGTTGATAATGCAATTAGACATACTGAAGAAGGTGGCACAGTTACTATTCATGAGCGAAGCGATGACCGCGGAATTTTGATTGAAGTAGAAGATAATGGGGCTGGAATTCCTGAAGAGGATTTACTATTTGTGTTTGAACGATTTTATAAAGCAGATAAAGCGAGAACACGAGGAAAGTCAGGCACAGGCTTAGGACTCGCAATTGCCAAGAATATTGTCGAAGCACATAATGGTTTTATTACCGTTCAAAGCAGACTAGGACAAGGGACGACATTTTCCTTCCTGATTCCAAGAAATTTGAAGTAA
- a CDS encoding response regulator transcription factor: protein MDKNIKILVVDDEERIRRLLKMYLERENYVIEEAEDGNEALSMALANDYDVILLDLMMPGKDGIEVCRELREKKSTPVIMLTAKGEEVNRVQGFEVGTDDYIVKPFSPREVVLRVKALLRRSSQTTFVQAEPVTKDVIVFPHLTIDNDAHRVVANGQEVNLTPKEYELLFFLAKSPDKVYDREQLLKEVWHYEFFGDLRTVDTHVKRLREKLNKVSEQAAKMIITVWGVGYKFEVIDE, encoded by the coding sequence TTGGATAAAAACATTAAAATATTAGTTGTAGATGATGAAGAGAGAATTCGCCGTTTATTAAAAATGTATTTAGAGAGAGAGAATTATGTGATTGAGGAAGCAGAAGACGGAAATGAAGCACTTTCAATGGCGCTGGCAAATGATTATGATGTTATATTGCTAGACTTAATGATGCCTGGTAAAGATGGCATCGAAGTTTGCCGGGAACTAAGAGAGAAAAAGTCAACACCAGTCATCATGCTAACAGCTAAGGGTGAAGAGGTGAACAGGGTCCAAGGCTTTGAAGTGGGAACAGATGATTATATTGTTAAACCTTTCAGCCCAAGAGAAGTGGTTTTACGTGTGAAAGCGTTATTACGCCGTTCTTCTCAAACCACCTTTGTGCAAGCAGAACCAGTTACAAAAGATGTCATTGTTTTCCCGCATCTAACCATTGACAATGATGCCCATCGAGTAGTAGCGAATGGACAGGAAGTCAACTTAACACCAAAAGAATATGAACTATTATTCTTCTTGGCGAAATCACCAGATAAGGTGTATGACCGTGAACAATTGTTAAAAGAAGTTTGGCATTATGAATTTTTCGGTGATTTACGTACAGTTGATACTCATGTTAAGCGGTTACGGGAAAAATTAAATAAAGTATCAGAACAGGCTGCAAAAATGATTATTACCGTTTGGGGTGTCGGGTACAAGTTTGAGGTAATCGATGAATGA